A genomic stretch from Telmatocola sphagniphila includes:
- a CDS encoding type 1 glutamine amidotransferase domain-containing protein, whose product MSLKGKRIAVLVEQQYQELEVWYPVYRLREAGAEVHLIGPEAGKSYPSKLGYPAKSDKSITAVTSKDYHAAVLPGGFAPDYIRRVPAMIQFVQALQDEGKPLAAICHGPWVLCSTNALKGKKATCFFAIKDDVINAGAHYVDEEVVVDGNIITSRKPDDLPAFLQALIAKLS is encoded by the coding sequence ATGAGTCTCAAAGGCAAGCGAATTGCAGTTCTGGTCGAACAGCAATATCAGGAGTTGGAAGTCTGGTATCCGGTCTATCGATTGCGCGAAGCGGGGGCGGAAGTCCATCTGATTGGTCCGGAAGCGGGCAAATCCTACCCTTCCAAACTGGGGTATCCAGCGAAGAGCGATAAAAGCATCACCGCCGTCACTTCGAAGGATTATCACGCGGCCGTGCTTCCGGGCGGATTCGCCCCGGATTACATCCGGAGAGTCCCGGCCATGATCCAGTTTGTTCAGGCTCTGCAAGATGAGGGGAAACCGCTGGCCGCGATCTGTCACGGCCCCTGGGTACTTTGTTCGACCAATGCCCTAAAAGGGAAAAAGGCCACCTGTTTCTTTGCCATCAAGGATGATGTGATCAATGCGGGAGCTCATTATGTGGATGAGGAAGTAGTCGTTGATGGGAACATCATCACCAGCCGAAAGCCGGATGATCTGCCCGCCTTCCTCCAAGCTCTGATTGCAAAATTGAGCTGA
- a CDS encoding sialidase family protein, with protein sequence MKTLLILLLFSSSLHAEDQRKLEIAKQPGYVRAEFIYESAPFPQCHASTIVETSQGLVAAWFGGTREKNPDVCIWLSRQENGKWTAPVRVADGIQSGGKQLPCWNPVLFQPEKGPLMLFYKVGPSPDTWWGMLKTSTDCGITWGEPRRLPEGILGPIKNKPVQLSNGDILCPTSDETKGWRVHFERSSDGGKTWNATEPVNTKSEASIIQPSILLRGKDQLLAVGRSQQRKIFQIASSDNGLHWGKVRFLDLPNPNSGTDAVTLKDGRQLLVYNHTPLSRSPLNVAVSENGETWKAAMILENDPFREFSYPAVIQTRDGLVHITYTWKRERVRHVVLDPNKFVLKEFKSGVWPD encoded by the coding sequence TTGAAAACGCTGCTGATACTTCTTCTTTTTTCTTCCTCCCTCCACGCAGAGGATCAGCGAAAGCTGGAAATCGCCAAGCAGCCCGGCTACGTCCGCGCGGAGTTCATCTATGAATCCGCGCCGTTTCCGCAGTGTCACGCCTCCACTATCGTTGAAACTTCACAAGGGTTGGTCGCAGCCTGGTTCGGGGGAACTCGCGAGAAAAATCCCGATGTCTGTATCTGGCTCAGTCGTCAGGAGAACGGAAAGTGGACGGCTCCGGTACGCGTAGCCGATGGCATTCAGTCCGGGGGCAAACAACTCCCTTGCTGGAACCCAGTGTTATTCCAGCCGGAAAAAGGTCCGCTGATGCTCTTCTACAAGGTCGGGCCGAGCCCGGATACCTGGTGGGGAATGCTGAAGACCTCTACCGATTGTGGGATAACCTGGGGGGAGCCCCGTCGACTGCCGGAGGGCATTCTTGGGCCGATTAAAAATAAGCCGGTTCAGTTATCGAATGGTGATATTCTCTGCCCGACGAGCGATGAGACTAAAGGTTGGCGCGTCCATTTCGAGAGAAGTTCGGATGGCGGTAAAACCTGGAATGCCACCGAACCGGTGAACACCAAGTCCGAAGCAAGCATTATTCAACCCAGTATTCTGCTGCGGGGTAAAGATCAACTTTTGGCGGTCGGCCGTTCGCAACAGCGAAAAATTTTTCAGATCGCCTCCTCCGATAACGGATTGCACTGGGGCAAAGTCCGTTTTTTAGATTTGCCCAATCCGAATTCCGGTACGGATGCCGTTACGTTAAAAGATGGCCGGCAACTACTGGTTTATAATCATACGCCTCTTTCTCGGTCCCCTTTGAATGTCGCGGTTTCTGAGAATGGAGAAACCTGGAAGGCGGCTATGATCCTGGAAAACGACCCGTTTCGGGAATTCAGTTATCCGGCGGTCATCCAAACCCGCGATGGTCTGGTGCACATCACTTACACCTGGAAGCGTGAACGGGTGCGACATGTGGTGCTGGACCCGAATAAATTCGTCTTGAAGGAGTTCAAATCGGGAGTCTGGCCCGATTGA
- a CDS encoding D-alanine--D-alanine ligase family protein has protein sequence MSSPRVLVIFNEPVLSPYHPDYASEVDVLDIRDDVIWILEEGNFQVESVGFSKDPAVLLDALKSFRPDAVFNLFEGLANQNATEISCAGLLEWMNVSFTGSSASAIALGRDKVRTKFLLQGAGLPTPRFQVVELKTKITWPYNWPAMVKPITQDASVGISQKNVVTNEKDLAEQVERIGTEYGEPVLVEEYIDGREFHIHVLEDYESGRAASKLSLTPLIELRFDYNNSSDLWPIYTYSAKWLDESKEFNSSFFDLPVYLEPKLMEEIQRVALGAFRCIGLRDYSRLDIRLSEKGVPYILEVNPNPYLLSYFFQLTLEAMGRSLHEQVRDLARNALFRAGRLTDLPSRPSTHLLLPTKSYRQESES, from the coding sequence ATGTCGTCACCTCGCGTGCTGGTTATTTTCAACGAGCCGGTCTTATCTCCCTATCATCCGGATTACGCATCGGAAGTGGACGTGTTGGATATTCGGGATGATGTGATATGGATTTTGGAAGAGGGGAATTTCCAAGTCGAGAGCGTGGGATTCTCCAAAGATCCTGCTGTGCTGCTGGATGCTTTGAAATCCTTCCGCCCGGATGCCGTATTCAACTTGTTTGAAGGACTGGCCAATCAGAATGCCACGGAAATTTCGTGTGCCGGCTTGCTCGAATGGATGAACGTCAGTTTTACCGGTTCGAGTGCTTCGGCGATCGCTTTAGGTCGCGATAAAGTCCGTACGAAATTCTTGCTGCAGGGGGCCGGTCTGCCCACGCCGCGATTTCAGGTGGTGGAGCTTAAGACGAAGATCACCTGGCCTTATAACTGGCCGGCGATGGTGAAGCCAATTACGCAGGATGCGAGCGTCGGTATTTCCCAAAAAAATGTCGTAACGAATGAGAAGGATCTGGCCGAGCAGGTCGAGCGAATTGGTACGGAGTATGGCGAACCGGTCCTAGTTGAGGAATACATAGACGGCCGCGAGTTTCACATCCATGTTCTCGAAGATTACGAAAGTGGCCGCGCGGCTTCGAAATTGTCTCTGACACCCTTAATCGAATTGCGCTTCGACTATAACAATTCCTCGGATCTTTGGCCGATCTACACATACAGTGCCAAATGGCTGGACGAATCGAAAGAGTTCAATTCCTCTTTTTTCGATTTGCCGGTTTATCTTGAGCCCAAGTTGATGGAGGAGATCCAGCGAGTCGCCCTGGGGGCCTTTCGCTGTATCGGATTGCGAGATTATTCCCGTCTCGATATCCGGCTTAGCGAAAAAGGAGTTCCCTACATCCTGGAAGTTAATCCGAATCCTTATCTTTTGAGTTATTTCTTCCAATTGACTTTGGAAGCGATGGGAAGATCGCTCCACGAACAAGTTCGGGATCTTGCCCGCAATGCCCTGTTTCGTGCGGGCCGTTTGACCGATTTACCCAGTCGCCCTTCCACGCATCTTTTATTACCTACAAAATCATATCGACAGGAATCGGAGAGTTGA
- the bamA gene encoding outer membrane protein assembly factor BamA — translation MGQFRCVLGICALVWTLGLFQGAPALKAEIPTGKEVSQVYVQGNARYTTEQVLSQVLTRPGQKYNQVTVDDDVRKLLSRGWFQDVKVYTQMTNDGKVNVFFQVVELKNVIQKIEYRGAQHLSEKELETLTGLRKGSPNSPNANRLAIQNIVRKYQENGRPFASVRLIEGEKTDDTRVIFDIVEGPVVKIESIGVKFIGTRSGDVSEGRIKTQINSGTHFLRIGGEYNAMTVESDVNKIKEYYKSLGYLAARVSRELEWSSDQRSVKIYFVVEEGVRYKVGRVQIEGVKAYDQAKIESLADLKPNENYSKGVVTADIKRIENYYGYGGRPAIVQEVPNETQPGVVEVRYVVEEKEPVRVKEVLIRGNEVTRDNVIRRQIPILPGQILSYPDILKGEQNLARLGIFDDEQKPKITVLDSETGPPGFKDILVDVKEKPTGRLMFGAGVNSDAGITGSIVLNEQNFDPFRLPTSFEDILEGRAFRGRGEEFRLEAMPGTQTQRYSASWREPYLMDGPYSLGLSAYYFTRTYTEYTEDRLGARVNIGRKLDDNWSVNAAVRLEDVNVKGVPWYAPIDVSKYQGHSTLIGERLGLTYDSRDSYLRPTKGEIINVGYEQVEGTYTYGLATAEMSKYFTLYERADGSGRQVLQVRSQVGFAGSDTPIYERFYAGGFQSIRGFQFRGVGPRVDDFAVGGNFSLMNSVEYQIPVAASDKIYFVSFIDSGTVERNVSIHDYRVTVGAGLRISVPQLFGPVPLALDFGFPINQKDGDKTQVFSFWLGFYN, via the coding sequence ATGGGACAATTTCGCTGCGTTCTGGGCATTTGTGCTTTAGTGTGGACGCTTGGTTTGTTCCAAGGCGCACCTGCACTGAAAGCGGAAATACCTACCGGCAAAGAGGTGTCGCAAGTTTACGTCCAGGGTAATGCCCGTTACACGACGGAGCAGGTTCTCAGCCAAGTGTTGACCCGTCCCGGTCAGAAGTACAACCAGGTGACAGTCGACGACGATGTGCGAAAATTGCTATCGCGCGGTTGGTTCCAGGATGTCAAAGTTTATACCCAAATGACCAACGACGGAAAAGTAAACGTCTTTTTCCAGGTCGTCGAACTGAAAAATGTCATTCAGAAAATTGAGTACCGCGGTGCACAGCACTTAAGCGAAAAAGAACTCGAAACACTGACTGGCTTGCGTAAAGGCTCGCCGAACAGCCCCAACGCCAACCGTCTCGCTATCCAAAACATCGTTCGGAAGTACCAGGAGAATGGCCGTCCGTTTGCCAGCGTTCGTTTGATCGAAGGCGAAAAGACCGATGATACCCGGGTAATCTTTGATATCGTCGAAGGCCCGGTGGTGAAGATCGAATCGATCGGCGTGAAGTTCATCGGGACGCGCTCTGGAGATGTCAGCGAAGGTCGAATCAAAACTCAGATCAATAGCGGCACGCATTTTCTGCGGATTGGCGGCGAATACAACGCCATGACCGTGGAATCGGATGTAAACAAGATCAAAGAGTATTACAAGTCGCTCGGATACCTCGCTGCCCGAGTTTCGCGCGAGCTGGAATGGTCGTCCGACCAACGCTCGGTGAAGATTTACTTTGTGGTCGAAGAGGGGGTTCGTTACAAGGTAGGCCGGGTCCAGATCGAGGGCGTGAAAGCCTATGATCAAGCGAAAATCGAATCCCTCGCCGATCTCAAGCCAAACGAGAATTACAGTAAAGGCGTCGTCACGGCGGACATTAAGAGAATCGAGAATTACTACGGTTACGGTGGCCGTCCAGCAATCGTCCAGGAAGTTCCCAACGAAACTCAGCCGGGCGTCGTTGAAGTTCGCTACGTGGTTGAAGAAAAAGAGCCCGTGCGTGTGAAGGAAGTTCTGATTCGCGGAAACGAAGTTACTCGCGATAACGTCATCCGTCGGCAGATTCCGATTCTTCCCGGTCAGATTTTAAGTTACCCGGATATTCTCAAGGGGGAGCAGAACCTAGCTCGACTGGGGATTTTCGATGACGAACAGAAACCGAAGATTACCGTTCTCGATTCGGAAACCGGTCCGCCCGGATTCAAAGATATTCTGGTCGATGTGAAGGAAAAGCCGACCGGCCGGTTGATGTTCGGGGCGGGTGTGAACTCCGATGCGGGGATCACCGGTAGTATCGTGCTCAACGAGCAGAACTTCGACCCTTTCCGTCTACCGACCAGCTTTGAAGATATTCTCGAGGGCAGAGCCTTCCGAGGACGCGGCGAAGAATTCCGCCTGGAAGCGATGCCGGGTACTCAGACGCAGCGCTACTCCGCCAGCTGGCGCGAGCCTTATTTGATGGATGGTCCTTATAGTCTCGGTCTGAGCGCTTACTACTTCACCCGAACCTACACCGAATACACCGAAGATCGGCTGGGCGCCCGTGTGAACATCGGACGAAAACTCGACGATAATTGGTCCGTGAACGCGGCAGTTCGACTGGAAGATGTGAACGTCAAGGGAGTGCCCTGGTATGCTCCTATCGATGTTTCCAAATATCAGGGTCATAGCACGCTGATCGGCGAACGATTGGGCTTAACCTATGATTCGAGAGATTCTTATCTTCGACCGACCAAGGGTGAGATCATCAACGTCGGCTACGAACAGGTTGAAGGCACCTATACCTATGGGCTAGCCACGGCGGAAATGAGCAAGTACTTCACGCTTTACGAACGGGCGGATGGGAGCGGCCGACAGGTCTTGCAGGTACGAAGTCAGGTCGGCTTTGCCGGGAGCGATACGCCTATCTACGAACGATTTTACGCCGGGGGCTTCCAGAGCATCCGAGGTTTCCAATTCCGGGGTGTGGGTCCCCGAGTGGATGACTTCGCAGTGGGTGGAAATTTTTCGCTCATGAATAGCGTGGAATATCAGATTCCCGTCGCGGCCAGCGATAAGATCTACTTCGTCAGCTTCATCGACTCCGGTACTGTTGAGCGTAACGTCAGTATTCACGATTACCGCGTGACGGTGGGGGCCGGTCTGCGAATCTCGGTACCGCAGTTGTTTGGCCCGGTACCGCTGGCCCTCGACTTCGGTTTCCCAATCAATCAGAAGGATGGGGATAAGACTCAGGTCTTCAGCTTCTGGCTCGGCTTCTACAACTGA
- a CDS encoding YkgJ family cysteine cluster protein, producing MAFSLPIVNSKTATFECIFGRGCEGHCCKNGRPSVTPQEKKVIDSKLEEVLPHLRPVAQKLIEKDGYLSKRTKLGAPMLRVIEEYCVFFNKGCVLHKIGAQDGAAYQYKPIQCALFPLTKDEDTNEWYIRQWGYGGEQWDLFCLNPKESKKKAVVTLAEEIALAEECEKSSR from the coding sequence ATGGCTTTTTCATTGCCGATCGTGAACTCTAAAACGGCGACCTTTGAATGCATTTTCGGGAGGGGTTGTGAAGGTCATTGCTGCAAAAATGGTCGCCCGAGCGTGACGCCTCAGGAAAAGAAGGTAATCGATTCGAAGCTTGAGGAAGTCCTGCCGCACCTGAGACCGGTGGCTCAAAAGTTGATTGAGAAGGACGGCTATCTCAGCAAGCGGACGAAACTGGGTGCTCCCATGTTGCGCGTGATCGAGGAGTATTGTGTATTTTTCAATAAGGGCTGTGTGTTGCACAAAATCGGAGCCCAGGATGGTGCTGCCTACCAATATAAGCCGATTCAGTGTGCTCTGTTTCCCCTAACTAAAGATGAAGACACGAACGAATGGTATATCCGGCAATGGGGATATGGGGGCGAACAGTGGGATCTGTTCTGTCTAAATCCGAAGGAATCGAAAAAAAAGGCGGTAGTCACACTCGCTGAGGAAATCGCGCTCGCGGAAGAGTGCGAAAAAAGTAGCCGCTAA
- a CDS encoding formylglycine-generating enzyme family protein, whose product MKIQKIVLFAAFIPLCFVRQNLRCESIESLNFYSVREIEFEISKNIKMKFCWIPAGEAQLGSTKEEQDFLVSKIYGKRPKWMDLESESVRGKFKTKGFWMGKYPITQEEYTSIMGKNPSIFTSSSPNNEFYRLSDTRRFPVENVSWVNAQDFIAKLNDESNFSKISTAFGAKLLFALPHEDQWEYACRGGKGNKQHFYFGSSIEGKKVHCGKLEPYGTQTLTIDHTSEVGSHEKDIPHPWGLCDVCGNIGQWCDNFYTDQRNFMVIRNSGGFGNIDECRSASRSYDARKFHGRGVGFRLILTER is encoded by the coding sequence ATGAAAATTCAAAAAATTGTACTTTTCGCAGCTTTTATACCGCTATGTTTTGTTAGACAGAATTTAAGGTGCGAATCTATTGAATCTTTAAATTTCTATTCAGTTCGAGAGATTGAATTCGAAATTTCTAAAAACATAAAGATGAAGTTTTGCTGGATCCCCGCTGGCGAAGCGCAATTGGGTTCTACTAAAGAGGAACAAGATTTTTTAGTCAGCAAAATTTATGGCAAACGTCCCAAATGGATGGATCTGGAATCTGAAAGTGTCAGGGGCAAATTTAAGACGAAAGGTTTTTGGATGGGAAAATATCCAATTACCCAAGAAGAATACACTTCAATAATGGGTAAAAATCCAAGTATCTTTACATCGTCAAGTCCCAACAATGAGTTCTATAGGCTCAGTGACACAAGGAGATTTCCTGTCGAAAATGTGTCGTGGGTGAATGCTCAGGATTTCATTGCAAAGTTAAACGACGAATCGAATTTTTCAAAAATCTCTACCGCATTTGGCGCAAAACTCTTATTTGCTCTACCTCACGAGGACCAATGGGAATATGCATGTCGCGGTGGAAAAGGCAATAAACAGCACTTCTACTTTGGCAGTTCCATAGAAGGCAAAAAAGTGCATTGTGGCAAACTGGAGCCTTATGGCACTCAAACCCTTACTATAGACCACACTTCTGAGGTTGGTTCTCATGAAAAAGATATTCCTCACCCCTGGGGGCTCTGTGATGTGTGCGGTAATATAGGTCAGTGGTGTGATAATTTTTATACAGATCAGCGTAACTTCATGGTGATAAGGAACTCCGGTGGATTTGGGAACATCGATGAATGCAGATCGGCGAGCCGAAGCTATGATGCGAGAAAATTTCATGGTCGAGGTGTCGGCTTTCGCTTGATTCTTACGGAAAGATAA
- a CDS encoding UbiX family flavin prenyltransferase gives MASNDLVVAITGASGSPYSVRLLEVLLKAGKTVHLTVSPAAVEVLEAEAGRKLDLNHFSAEALLGPVAKIVPQANLHYHNFRNFQAGIASGSFITGGMVICPCSMGTLAAIAHGISENLIHRAAEVHLKEKRKLILVPRETPLSLVALRNMVAVAEAGAVVLPAMPAYYTQPQTVADMVDFVVGRIADQLGVEHRLFSRWGQEDEAAK, from the coding sequence ATGGCAAGCAACGATCTCGTAGTCGCTATCACCGGGGCGAGTGGCTCCCCGTATAGCGTTCGTCTCCTCGAAGTTCTTTTGAAAGCGGGCAAAACGGTCCATCTGACCGTCAGTCCCGCTGCCGTCGAAGTTCTGGAGGCCGAGGCCGGCCGCAAATTGGACCTCAACCACTTCTCGGCCGAGGCTTTACTGGGTCCGGTCGCAAAAATTGTCCCGCAGGCCAACCTGCATTATCACAATTTCCGCAACTTTCAGGCCGGCATCGCCAGCGGTTCTTTCATCACTGGAGGCATGGTCATCTGCCCTTGCAGTATGGGAACTCTGGCCGCGATTGCCCACGGTATCTCGGAAAATCTGATTCATCGGGCCGCCGAGGTGCATCTGAAAGAGAAAAGGAAGCTGATTTTAGTACCGCGCGAAACCCCCTTAAGCCTGGTTGCTCTTCGCAACATGGTGGCCGTGGCAGAGGCCGGTGCGGTAGTGCTACCTGCCATGCCCGCCTATTACACCCAACCTCAGACGGTAGCGGACATGGTTGACTTTGTGGTCGGTCGCATTGCTGATCAATTGGGAGTGGAACATCGCCTCTTCTCGCGCTGGGGCCAGGAAGACGAGGCCGCCAAATGA
- a CDS encoding glycerate kinase type-2 family protein codes for MSQKSREQAKAIWQSGVDAVKPSRLFDEFFASQSTLFNELKAADRILVVGGGKAGAAMAEALEAHLSKFLNRVEGIVNVPNESVRPLQKIRLHGARPMGSNHPTEAGVIGSREMLLLADQAGPNDVMICLISGGGSALMPAPTAGITLEDKQKVTKLLHSCGASIEELNGVRSPLSDIKAGNLARRFRGKLLISLIVSDVIGDPLDVIASGPTYLPDATTAKNSPLEILARKGLLEQVPPRVIEVLKSKSGRLEQQAPQAEIRNVILGNNQKALAAAAITAQGMGFHTLNLGSFLEGDTQGLARVHLSLARSIQINGLPLPSPACLISGGETTVDLRGTSGKGGRNQEFVLAALTFAKSLRGLTVLSGGTDGEDGPTDAAGALADEETAAIHAEEYLRQHNSYEFFEKAGGLLKTGLTETNVMDLRVLLIDQK; via the coding sequence ATGAGTCAAAAATCTCGCGAACAGGCGAAAGCGATATGGCAGTCGGGAGTGGACGCGGTTAAACCGTCTCGACTGTTCGATGAATTTTTCGCCAGCCAATCTACTCTTTTCAACGAGTTGAAGGCCGCAGATCGAATCCTGGTCGTGGGAGGTGGCAAAGCGGGCGCGGCCATGGCCGAAGCGCTGGAAGCTCACCTCAGCAAGTTTCTGAACCGCGTCGAGGGGATTGTCAACGTTCCCAATGAATCAGTTCGGCCGCTTCAAAAAATTCGGCTGCATGGGGCCCGGCCGATGGGCAGTAATCACCCCACGGAAGCCGGGGTCATCGGCAGTCGGGAAATGCTTCTTTTGGCGGATCAAGCTGGTCCGAATGATGTGATGATCTGCCTGATCTCCGGCGGTGGCAGCGCTCTCATGCCGGCACCCACAGCAGGAATTACTCTCGAGGACAAACAAAAAGTCACCAAACTTTTGCATTCTTGCGGGGCGAGTATCGAAGAACTCAACGGCGTGCGAAGTCCGCTTTCCGATATCAAAGCCGGGAATCTCGCCCGGCGATTTCGTGGTAAACTACTCATCTCGCTGATCGTCTCGGATGTCATCGGCGATCCCTTGGATGTCATCGCTTCCGGCCCAACGTATCTCCCCGATGCGACAACCGCGAAAAACAGTCCTCTGGAAATTCTCGCGCGAAAAGGACTGCTCGAGCAGGTTCCACCGCGAGTCATCGAAGTGTTGAAATCGAAAAGCGGACGGCTGGAACAGCAAGCGCCCCAGGCCGAAATTCGCAATGTGATCCTCGGGAATAATCAAAAGGCACTCGCCGCGGCGGCGATTACCGCTCAGGGGATGGGCTTTCATACTTTGAATCTTGGGTCTTTTTTGGAAGGGGATACGCAAGGCTTGGCTCGCGTCCATTTAAGTCTGGCTCGCAGCATTCAGATTAATGGCCTCCCGCTGCCCAGCCCGGCTTGTCTGATCAGTGGCGGCGAAACCACCGTAGACCTGCGTGGGACTTCGGGAAAAGGTGGCCGGAATCAGGAGTTCGTTCTGGCCGCCCTAACGTTCGCGAAATCGCTTCGCGGCTTAACCGTGCTGAGTGGCGGTACCGACGGCGAGGATGGCCCTACCGACGCGGCCGGAGCCCTTGCGGATGAAGAAACGGCTGCCATTCATGCCGAAGAGTATTTGAGACAGCACAATTCTTATGAATTCTTTGAAAAAGCGGGCGGGCTTCTAAAAACGGGTCTCACCGAAACGAACGTGATGGATCTACGCGTATTGCTGATTGATCAGAAGTGA